One window of the Sphaerochaeta associata genome contains the following:
- a CDS encoding histidine kinase N-terminal 7TM domain-containing protein: MTQTTVVAAATAGIAFLQLGIVIVLLRRRAYHGVNELVLLLGLLGVYTITASLLYVVDRQNAITVLNQVQFMSLCFVPFANLNFLLTYYRTKIGAKRFMNGFTLSLSILFTILHFSFPFHPGYDGSVLQFFIGMDPLVHELYHLHTLYQVTAMVIGIFAILRMVVWGNRAYRKQNLVLIAAYLIPLAAGLGTVFSSTRQPVDILPFSWCVSLILLGFLYHRDSLFKVAPVDNQLVFEALQDGLLVLDHNRVIVDYTAVTQQYMPELSAECIGVPLIEAAEHIALLKQFANQADSESNPGRQLAGICCTTDSKRWFEIREVAAKPHSSTFTLLLIRDITDWMNTVQALKESNRALHATNEFRSTVMQILSHDLRSPLVAMKAMKQLFQPNGVQKTPMLWEEASEELDELVDRSDMLINHLLLLADVPLSYPVTPIDSDTIIHELPPSLLRYAQRKGVKLTFEPEDCTLVSANMTLLVGALRIVVDNAIKFSYEGGSVVVQVIIQRQTVTFAVNDDGIGFDEASMHAFEADTWGVKHVGTAGEKGPGLGLYVARRCMMHMEGMLKIESKVGAGSTVMLIVNRAFPTQLEGLHD; this comes from the coding sequence ATGACTCAGACCACCGTAGTTGCAGCCGCAACGGCCGGTATAGCTTTCCTGCAACTTGGAATAGTAATTGTATTGCTTCGGAGGCGAGCCTATCATGGGGTGAATGAACTTGTTCTTTTGCTCGGGCTCCTGGGTGTCTATACGATTACAGCCTCACTGCTGTATGTAGTAGACAGGCAGAATGCAATCACCGTTCTCAATCAAGTACAATTTATGAGCCTCTGTTTCGTCCCCTTTGCAAATCTCAATTTTCTTCTGACGTACTACCGCACGAAAATCGGTGCGAAACGATTCATGAATGGGTTTACTCTCAGTTTATCGATTCTGTTTACAATACTGCACTTCTCCTTTCCCTTTCATCCAGGATACGATGGTTCGGTGTTGCAGTTTTTTATAGGCATGGACCCCTTGGTACATGAGCTCTACCACCTCCATACACTGTACCAAGTCACAGCTATGGTGATTGGAATATTTGCCATCCTGAGAATGGTGGTCTGGGGGAACCGAGCGTATCGCAAGCAGAATCTCGTATTGATCGCTGCCTACTTGATTCCCTTGGCTGCGGGGCTCGGTACTGTGTTCAGCTCAACCAGGCAGCCGGTGGATATCCTTCCTTTCTCCTGGTGTGTCTCTCTCATCCTGCTTGGTTTTCTCTACCATCGTGATTCCTTGTTCAAGGTTGCCCCTGTCGACAACCAGCTGGTGTTCGAGGCTCTGCAGGATGGCCTGTTGGTCCTCGACCATAATCGGGTCATTGTCGATTACACAGCAGTCACCCAGCAGTACATGCCTGAGCTGTCAGCAGAATGTATCGGGGTTCCCCTGATAGAGGCTGCCGAGCATATCGCCCTGTTGAAACAGTTTGCCAATCAGGCAGACAGTGAGAGCAATCCGGGCAGGCAATTGGCAGGCATCTGCTGCACCACGGATTCCAAGCGATGGTTTGAAATTCGTGAAGTTGCTGCCAAGCCCCACTCTTCCACCTTCACGCTTCTGTTGATCCGCGATATCACGGATTGGATGAATACCGTCCAGGCACTGAAGGAGAGCAATCGGGCACTGCATGCGACGAATGAGTTTCGTTCCACAGTCATGCAGATTCTTTCACACGATTTGCGCTCTCCGCTTGTTGCAATGAAGGCGATGAAACAGTTGTTCCAACCGAATGGAGTACAAAAAACCCCTATGCTTTGGGAAGAGGCTTCCGAGGAATTGGATGAGCTGGTCGATCGGTCCGATATGCTGATCAATCATCTGCTCCTGCTTGCAGACGTACCGCTTTCTTATCCGGTTACTCCCATCGATTCCGATACAATTATTCATGAACTCCCTCCCTCGTTGTTGCGCTATGCACAAAGGAAAGGCGTCAAGCTTACCTTTGAACCCGAGGATTGCACCCTGGTCAGCGCAAATATGACGCTTCTTGTTGGCGCTTTGAGAATTGTGGTGGATAATGCAATTAAGTTTTCGTATGAGGGCGGCAGTGTTGTTGTCCAAGTAATCATCCAGAGGCAGACTGTAACGTTTGCAGTGAATGATGATGGTATAGGGTTTGATGAGGCTTCCATGCATGCATTCGAAGCCGATACCTGGGGCGTGAAACACGTTGGCACTGCTGGAGAGAAGGGGCCTGGATTGGGATTGTATGTTGCCAGACGATGTATGATGCATATGGAAGGGATGTTGAAAATTGAAAGTAAAGTGGGAGCCGGAAGTACTGTCATGCTGATTGTCAACAGAGCGTTTCCCACGCAGTTGGAGGGTTTGCATGATTAG
- a CDS encoding diguanylate cyclase: protein MKSKKPLSIKQTVFLIFLGVMVLTLVGIGTMVYTRWTASAMKTTDDISNTIGLSLQNQLGSFMSIPWQINETSHTIIEQQVIDMGSDVQRDRFFVSVLSSFAPYVYSFSYGSSEGHYFGARRNAQDSVEIMRNDEQTGGRSWYYSVTPDLRIAQKIFDAGTFDPRTRPWYKTVEQSGAASFSPVYKHFVMDDMSISAAWPIYNQDNVLQGVLGTHVLLTHIGEYLARAVSPIGGQAVVIERKTGLLVANSLGMKNFSSAADGTFQRLHISALPNKAFAQAFEAGQGSTFQGYQVSMLPLTLPGVDWLVLCAIPNDILFSEVRNTIIITIFLALLAMLAGLFLYNIVAGYLMHPLDQLLEVSKALSEGDLSRRTHLSREDEIGSISSSMNNVADTMQNLINTLESQVKERTEALHENKEQLELLLNSTAEGIYGIDLEGICTFCNQSAVTILGYESQEHIVGKQAHALIHHSHRGGKPRPISECKIFQAIHEGRGIAAEDEVFWRADGTSFVVSYHAYPQIRSGNVVGGVVSFMDITQRRQKEDQIAFLGSHDPLTGLFNRRHFEEQFRLLNKDEYLPLSLIFADLNGLKLTNDIFGHKEGDRLLCQAAEILKQACRGGDVVARIGGDEFILLLPNTNAEQTRQAIYQIRQSIAKTPFETIKCSISLGFDTKTTPEVTLEELMANAENAMYKDKISNRKHVQHTMLANLQEKLFTRNPKEKEHSKAVGRLSSRLGSALRLTEAEIVTLEKAALVHDIGKISVSEELFAKKVLTDHEYATMQQHAVVGYRILNLFEDTLVLAEVVYSHHERWDGKGYPRGLQGNRIPLLARIIAIAEVYDRVLTDAEGDEHQRTQKARTVIHEGAGTQFDPDLASLFLALLEQEQSNSHNL from the coding sequence TTGAAGAGCAAGAAGCCTCTTTCAATCAAGCAAACGGTGTTTCTGATCTTCCTTGGGGTTATGGTACTCACCCTCGTGGGAATCGGGACGATGGTCTACACGCGGTGGACTGCGTCCGCAATGAAAACCACAGATGACATATCCAACACCATCGGCTTGTCATTGCAGAATCAGCTTGGCTCCTTCATGTCCATCCCATGGCAGATAAACGAAACCAGCCACACGATTATCGAACAGCAAGTCATCGATATGGGCAGCGATGTCCAACGCGATCGGTTTTTCGTCTCGGTGCTTTCATCGTTCGCTCCCTATGTATACAGCTTCAGCTACGGAAGCAGCGAAGGCCATTACTTTGGGGCACGAAGAAATGCGCAAGACAGCGTGGAGATCATGCGTAACGACGAGCAGACAGGGGGACGATCCTGGTACTATTCGGTTACCCCCGACCTGCGCATCGCTCAGAAAATATTTGACGCAGGGACTTTCGATCCCAGAACCCGGCCTTGGTATAAAACCGTCGAACAATCAGGAGCAGCCTCCTTCTCCCCGGTATATAAACACTTTGTCATGGATGACATGTCCATTTCGGCTGCCTGGCCCATCTACAACCAGGACAACGTCCTTCAAGGTGTTCTGGGGACTCATGTCCTGCTGACGCACATCGGCGAGTACCTCGCCCGTGCAGTGAGTCCCATTGGTGGACAGGCTGTGGTTATAGAACGAAAAACAGGATTGTTGGTGGCAAACTCCCTGGGTATGAAAAACTTCTCTTCAGCTGCAGACGGAACATTCCAGAGGCTCCATATCTCCGCACTACCAAACAAGGCCTTCGCGCAGGCCTTCGAGGCCGGCCAAGGCTCCACTTTCCAAGGGTACCAAGTGAGCATGCTACCCTTGACGCTCCCAGGTGTGGATTGGTTGGTTCTCTGTGCCATACCGAACGACATTCTGTTCTCCGAGGTGAGAAACACTATCATCATCACCATCTTTTTAGCCCTGCTCGCGATGCTGGCCGGGCTGTTCCTCTATAATATTGTTGCAGGATACCTGATGCATCCACTCGATCAGTTGCTGGAGGTCTCAAAGGCTCTTTCCGAAGGGGATCTCAGCCGTCGCACCCACCTGTCCAGAGAGGATGAGATCGGCAGCATATCCTCCAGCATGAACAACGTAGCCGATACCATGCAGAACCTGATCAACACCCTTGAATCTCAGGTGAAAGAGCGCACGGAGGCTCTGCATGAAAACAAGGAGCAACTTGAGCTGCTGCTCAACTCCACCGCCGAGGGCATCTACGGTATCGACCTGGAGGGAATCTGCACCTTCTGCAATCAAAGCGCTGTTACCATTCTGGGGTATGAGAGCCAAGAACACATTGTAGGAAAACAGGCCCACGCTCTTATCCATCACAGTCATCGCGGAGGCAAGCCGCGCCCAATCTCAGAATGCAAAATCTTCCAAGCGATCCATGAAGGCAGAGGCATTGCGGCTGAGGATGAGGTTTTCTGGAGAGCAGACGGCACTTCCTTTGTCGTTTCTTACCACGCCTACCCCCAGATCCGTTCGGGCAACGTGGTAGGAGGTGTAGTTTCCTTTATGGACATCACCCAGCGCAGGCAGAAAGAGGATCAGATAGCTTTCCTTGGAAGCCACGATCCCTTGACCGGCCTGTTCAATAGACGGCATTTCGAAGAGCAATTCCGCCTTTTGAACAAGGATGAATATTTACCGCTTTCGCTGATCTTCGCCGATCTTAACGGACTCAAACTGACAAACGACATCTTCGGACATAAGGAAGGTGATCGCCTGCTTTGCCAAGCGGCTGAAATCCTCAAGCAGGCCTGCAGAGGCGGCGATGTGGTTGCACGCATCGGAGGGGATGAGTTCATCCTTCTCTTACCCAATACCAATGCCGAGCAGACTCGGCAGGCCATCTATCAAATACGGCAGAGCATTGCAAAAACGCCATTTGAGACCATCAAATGCAGTATATCACTTGGGTTTGATACTAAAACAACACCTGAGGTGACACTTGAGGAGCTCATGGCGAATGCCGAGAATGCCATGTACAAGGACAAGATTTCCAACCGCAAGCACGTCCAGCATACTATGCTCGCAAACCTGCAGGAGAAGCTCTTTACACGAAATCCAAAGGAGAAGGAACATTCCAAGGCAGTCGGCCGCTTGAGCTCGCGCCTGGGCTCGGCCCTGCGCCTGACGGAAGCTGAAATCGTCACCTTGGAGAAAGCCGCACTTGTGCATGACATAGGGAAAATCTCTGTAAGCGAAGAGCTGTTCGCAAAAAAAGTATTGACCGATCATGAATATGCCACGATGCAGCAACATGCTGTCGTCGGCTATCGTATCCTGAACCTGTTTGAGGATACCTTGGTCCTCGCTGAAGTTGTCTACAGCCACCATGAACGATGGGACGGCAAGGGCTATCCCCGCGGTCTTCAGGGGAACAGGATACCCCTGCTTGCCCGTATTATCGCCATTGCCGAGGTCTACGACCGAGTTCTTACCGATGCAGAGGGGGATGAGCACCAGCGAACACAGAAGGCTCGCACAGTCATCCATGAAGGAGCAGGAACCCAGTTCGACCCGGACCTTGCATCCCTGTTCCTCGCTCTTCTGGAACAAGAGCAATCGAATAGTCATAATCTATAG
- a CDS encoding TetR/AcrR family transcriptional regulator — protein MSTRRERDALRMKDDILDAARQLAEKEGFEAISIRKIAQKIDYTPSLIYHYFASKEEIVSVLLQQGYAKLAAALGAAGNQAQDPKRKLMAMTRTFLQTALEIPQEFTIVHTDGSPSVVEHTSYLFKGAAEKRIAIRILAQCIQSMHQDKDVNFSLIELSAQSIAAATMGLALKLIVEKDLDETQRETIITYFSEVVVVRMAGMED, from the coding sequence ATGTCTACACGAAGGGAACGCGACGCCTTGCGGATGAAGGACGATATTCTCGATGCTGCACGACAACTGGCAGAGAAAGAGGGCTTCGAAGCAATTTCCATACGGAAGATCGCCCAAAAAATCGACTATACCCCCTCGCTGATCTACCACTACTTTGCCAGCAAGGAGGAGATTGTCTCCGTCCTCCTGCAACAAGGCTATGCAAAGCTTGCCGCAGCTCTTGGAGCAGCTGGCAACCAGGCACAAGACCCCAAGCGCAAGCTGATGGCGATGACCCGAACCTTCCTGCAGACAGCGCTCGAAATACCTCAGGAATTTACCATTGTTCACACCGATGGCTCACCCTCGGTGGTGGAACACACCTCCTACCTCTTCAAGGGAGCAGCCGAAAAACGCATTGCCATACGCATCCTTGCCCAATGCATTCAAAGCATGCATCAAGACAAGGATGTGAACTTCTCCCTGATTGAATTATCAGCCCAGTCCATAGCTGCTGCAACCATGGGTCTCGCCTTGAAACTCATCGTGGAAAAAGACCTTGACGAGACGCAGAGGGAAACGATCATCACCTACTTCAGTGAAGTAGTCGTAGTGCGCATGGCCGGAATGGAGGATTAA
- a CDS encoding FMN-binding protein, whose translation MNKLLALALMLGITLLGSCSLFSLTRGLDEMMSLEIGEVDLAVVPDGPYRGSFAFERWSNTVEVTVQNHVITAIRIIKDMKFAKDEVSSAVFERVRTQQSVQVDAVSGSTVTSKAYLKSIELALQP comes from the coding sequence ATGAATAAACTACTTGCTCTTGCTCTGATGCTTGGCATCACCCTCTTGGGCTCCTGCAGCCTGTTCTCGCTCACCAGAGGGCTTGATGAGATGATGAGCCTTGAAATTGGGGAAGTCGATCTCGCAGTCGTACCGGACGGCCCCTACCGGGGATCGTTCGCCTTTGAACGATGGAGCAATACCGTGGAGGTGACGGTACAGAACCATGTAATCACGGCAATTCGCATAATCAAGGACATGAAGTTTGCAAAGGACGAGGTCTCCAGTGCCGTGTTTGAACGCGTTCGGACCCAGCAAAGCGTACAGGTCGATGCCGTATCCGGCTCAACAGTTACTTCGAAAGCCTATCTTAAGTCCATCGAATTGGCATTACAGCCATAA
- a CDS encoding TetR/AcrR family transcriptional regulator produces MTDQDLKQTIKRIAVEHFNRSGYHGTTIRTIASEAGCSLPMVYYYYKSKKELFHEIIKEDYFGILKRESERLDSSSMLDFYTNFILNVMHLNSYEKKIYRLGIKVYLSFDGDDELLSLMEAWEASIIPRHSAILLPHFKGRADAQVRIRTLMHLMENLIEGIVVKSKVMSEEEIRQEISIVLGGE; encoded by the coding sequence ATGACCGACCAGGATTTGAAGCAGACCATCAAGCGAATCGCAGTAGAGCACTTCAACCGAAGCGGCTACCATGGAACGACCATTCGGACCATAGCCAGCGAAGCCGGCTGTTCACTGCCCATGGTCTACTACTACTATAAAAGCAAGAAAGAGTTGTTCCATGAGATCATCAAGGAAGACTACTTTGGCATCCTCAAGAGGGAGTCGGAGAGACTTGACAGCAGTTCCATGCTCGACTTCTATACCAATTTCATCCTCAATGTCATGCACCTGAATTCGTATGAGAAGAAAATCTACCGCCTGGGAATCAAGGTGTACCTCTCCTTCGATGGCGATGACGAGCTTCTGTCTCTCATGGAAGCCTGGGAGGCTTCAATCATTCCACGTCACAGTGCGATCCTGCTCCCCCACTTCAAGGGCAGAGCCGATGCACAAGTCAGGATCCGGACGTTGATGCACCTCATGGAAAATCTGATCGAGGGCATCGTGGTGAAGAGCAAGGTCATGAGCGAGGAAGAGATCCGCCAAGAGATTTCCATTGTATTGGGAGGAGAGTAA
- a CDS encoding L-2-amino-thiazoline-4-carboxylic acid hydrolase: MESEQKLAILQNVYAAAIAETVNTYQGLGALTAIEKRKQERQGQTAPYLLAQLGISTVEGVFSSLSNIFGCADWKVEHDGSGYNAVATTCKLCALSKKMGGASPCKGWCLDPMIAMIKALESKATVDVEQTLMNGSSCCLTVKLG; encoded by the coding sequence ATGGAATCAGAACAGAAATTGGCAATCTTGCAGAATGTCTATGCAGCGGCAATTGCAGAGACCGTGAACACGTACCAGGGACTCGGCGCCCTTACAGCCATTGAAAAGCGAAAACAGGAGAGGCAGGGGCAAACAGCACCCTACCTGCTTGCACAGCTTGGCATTTCCACAGTCGAGGGTGTTTTCTCAAGTTTATCCAACATTTTCGGTTGTGCAGACTGGAAGGTGGAGCATGATGGTTCGGGTTATAACGCTGTAGCCACAACCTGCAAGCTCTGCGCTCTCTCGAAGAAAATGGGAGGGGCCTCCCCCTGCAAGGGATGGTGCCTCGATCCCATGATTGCGATGATCAAGGCCTTGGAGAGCAAGGCGACCGTGGACGTCGAACAGACGCTCATGAATGGTTCTTCCTGCTGCCTCACGGTTAAGCTGGGATAG
- a CDS encoding transcriptional regulator gives MGTTVDFIEFVVNQIDESWQPVYKKMFGSYMVYIHRKPLFLVCDNTVYAKQLENLKDVLAEAEKGFPYQGAKEHYIVDAEDRELLEEVIQILEPLIPVPVKRPRKKKQG, from the coding sequence ATGGGAACCACCGTGGATTTCATAGAATTTGTCGTAAACCAGATCGATGAAAGTTGGCAGCCGGTCTACAAGAAAATGTTCGGCTCGTACATGGTCTACATTCACCGCAAGCCGCTCTTTTTGGTATGCGACAACACCGTTTATGCAAAACAGCTGGAGAACTTGAAGGACGTCCTTGCAGAAGCGGAGAAAGGTTTTCCGTATCAAGGCGCAAAAGAGCATTACATTGTAGATGCTGAGGACCGGGAGCTGCTTGAAGAGGTCATCCAGATTCTTGAGCCCCTGATTCCCGTCCCGGTCAAGCGTCCGCGGAAAAAGAAGCAAGGCTGA
- a CDS encoding GNAT family N-acetyltransferase gives MDERVVAQLGSRDVDAVQPLFHEVFTQPPWNDDWSDTTRLRRYLLDLLEPSGSLCFGLYKQGVLIGLSLGRVLHWYSGTEYHIQEFCIKKCEQAKGLGADFLVRMEPLLLQQGIESILLSTNRTAPSYEFYRKQGFNELADYIHLYKNIPKE, from the coding sequence ATGGATGAACGTGTTGTTGCTCAACTTGGAAGCAGGGATGTGGATGCAGTACAACCCCTTTTTCATGAGGTTTTCACGCAACCGCCTTGGAATGACGACTGGAGCGACACTACCCGGCTGCGCCGCTACCTGCTTGATTTGTTGGAACCGAGCGGCTCGTTGTGTTTTGGATTGTACAAGCAGGGTGTCTTGATAGGGCTCAGCCTTGGCAGGGTGCTTCATTGGTACTCAGGCACCGAGTATCATATCCAAGAGTTCTGCATCAAGAAGTGTGAGCAGGCAAAAGGATTGGGAGCGGACTTCCTTGTTCGTATGGAGCCTTTGCTTCTGCAGCAGGGCATCGAGTCGATATTGCTCTCTACCAATCGTACCGCTCCCTCCTACGAATTCTATCGCAAGCAGGGTTTCAATGAACTTGCTGATTACATCCATCTCTATAAAAACATCCCCAAGGAGTAA
- a CDS encoding NAD(P)H-dependent oxidoreductase, producing the protein MGEATKVVIVNASPKGEYSLTLQYARYLVTREPNIDWSIIHVGEQLTDMEYDKAWFDGSLALLEQCKAVIWATPVYTMLVPWQLIRFFDLVRQAGRNSVFKDKYATSVMSCFHYFDNLAEQWLYGTCEDLGMHFMEGFSVDNIDLLKAEFRSSMRFFMQEFHQATLNRTVMVRRSNVLKDVSSPVFKPTLGEASAAKKRGIRTVLLTDEQNTDGNLSAMIKVFLAAYPNEVEVVDINDFPYEGACQGCLRCELVGPCDRKDGFQDFYQNLVNTCDVLVHAMNIEGRYLKPIWKLFLDRTFSNGHRTSMMGKHTCYLVAGPLGQLSNVREFLEGKDRVGKENSMGVISDECPDSAHLQALIEQLAVRLDRACRAKYQKGVNFLGVGGMKIFRDLIYGMRGVVRDDHRFYKKRKLYDFPQKNLKNQLFNLFMGVATTFKFVRIGAYQNMKPLYILEHKRLVDSDRL; encoded by the coding sequence ATGGGTGAAGCGACCAAGGTGGTTATTGTCAATGCAAGTCCGAAGGGCGAGTACAGTCTTACACTGCAATATGCAAGGTATTTGGTTACGCGTGAGCCGAATATCGACTGGTCCATCATCCATGTGGGTGAGCAGCTTACCGATATGGAGTATGACAAGGCTTGGTTTGATGGAAGCCTTGCGTTGCTCGAGCAATGCAAGGCCGTCATCTGGGCTACGCCGGTATACACCATGCTGGTTCCCTGGCAGCTGATCCGCTTCTTCGACCTGGTCAGGCAGGCAGGCAGGAATTCTGTATTCAAAGACAAGTACGCCACCAGCGTAATGAGCTGCTTCCACTATTTTGACAACCTTGCCGAGCAATGGCTCTATGGTACCTGTGAAGACTTGGGCATGCATTTCATGGAAGGTTTCAGTGTGGACAACATCGACCTGCTCAAGGCTGAGTTCCGTAGTAGCATGCGGTTTTTCATGCAGGAGTTTCACCAGGCTACGCTCAATCGTACTGTGATGGTCCGCCGCAGCAATGTGCTGAAAGACGTGAGTTCTCCCGTCTTCAAACCCACATTGGGAGAAGCCTCGGCAGCAAAGAAAAGAGGTATACGTACCGTACTGCTTACTGATGAGCAGAACACGGATGGCAATCTCTCTGCAATGATCAAGGTCTTTCTTGCCGCCTATCCCAATGAGGTGGAGGTTGTGGACATCAATGACTTTCCCTACGAGGGAGCATGCCAAGGATGCCTGCGGTGTGAGCTGGTCGGTCCGTGCGACCGCAAGGACGGTTTTCAGGACTTTTACCAGAACTTGGTGAACACCTGCGACGTACTTGTTCATGCGATGAACATCGAAGGGCGTTATCTGAAACCAATTTGGAAGTTGTTTCTGGACAGGACGTTCTCCAACGGACATCGAACCAGCATGATGGGCAAGCACACCTGCTATCTGGTCGCCGGGCCGCTGGGTCAGCTTTCCAACGTGAGAGAGTTTCTGGAAGGCAAGGACCGGGTCGGAAAAGAGAACTCGATGGGCGTCATCAGCGATGAATGCCCTGACTCGGCCCATCTGCAGGCTTTGATCGAGCAGCTTGCCGTGCGTCTGGACCGAGCGTGTCGGGCCAAGTACCAGAAAGGAGTGAACTTTCTGGGTGTCGGCGGCATGAAAATCTTCCGTGACCTCATCTACGGCATGCGGGGGGTGGTGAGGGACGACCACCGTTTCTATAAAAAGCGCAAGCTCTATGACTTCCCGCAGAAGAACCTGAAGAACCAGCTGTTCAATCTCTTCATGGGAGTGGCGACAACCTTCAAGTTCGTACGGATCGGGGCCTATCAGAACATGAAGCCGCTGTACATCCTGGAGCACAAGAGACTCGTCGATTCAGACAGGCTGTAG
- the aspA gene encoding aspartate ammonia-lyase, protein MDAWRVEHDLLGDKMVPSDAYYGVQTVRAMENFVVSNIPISQFPFFIQALGYIKKATALANLEYQILDPAVAKAIIEACDEIIGGKLHDQFPVDAIQGGAGTSTNMNANEVIANRALEIMGKKRGEYKIVHPNNHVNLSQSTNDVYPTSIRLAAAWMLNALLDELESFKQSLEEKGREFHDVLKMGRTQLQDAIPMTLGQEFIAWAESVGEDIERMRIAQTLLYEINMGATAIGTGLNAPKGYAEVVTRHLALLTGLPLVPSRNLIKATQDSGGFIELSGVLKRIAAKVSKICNDLRLLSSGPRAGINEINLPPMQPGSSIMPGKVNPVIPEVVNQVAFDVIGNDLAITLAAEAGQLELNVMEPLIAFKLFTSINNLTNVLHILTNRCITGITANKERCREMVENSIGLVTALVPVLGYELCSEIAKKAQKTEGSVYRIVLEEGYLSEEDLTRILSPESMLCI, encoded by the coding sequence ATGGATGCATGGAGGGTTGAGCACGACTTGCTGGGTGATAAAATGGTTCCTTCTGATGCCTATTACGGGGTTCAGACGGTTCGGGCGATGGAGAATTTCGTGGTGTCCAACATCCCGATTTCCCAATTCCCTTTTTTCATCCAAGCCTTGGGCTACATCAAGAAAGCGACTGCCTTGGCGAATCTGGAGTATCAGATTCTTGATCCTGCGGTAGCTAAAGCCATTATAGAGGCGTGCGATGAGATTATCGGAGGCAAACTTCACGACCAATTCCCTGTCGATGCCATCCAAGGGGGAGCTGGAACCTCCACCAACATGAATGCGAATGAGGTTATCGCAAACAGGGCTCTGGAAATCATGGGCAAGAAACGCGGTGAGTATAAGATTGTCCATCCCAACAACCACGTCAATCTTTCCCAGTCGACCAACGATGTCTATCCTACATCCATTCGCCTGGCAGCTGCCTGGATGCTCAACGCTCTGCTTGACGAGCTTGAAAGCTTCAAGCAGTCCCTTGAAGAAAAAGGCAGGGAGTTTCACGATGTGCTGAAGATGGGGAGAACCCAGCTTCAGGATGCCATTCCTATGACCTTGGGTCAGGAGTTCATCGCCTGGGCGGAGAGTGTAGGCGAGGACATCGAGCGGATGCGCATCGCCCAGACTCTGTTGTATGAAATCAACATGGGAGCCACTGCCATTGGAACCGGCTTGAATGCTCCTAAAGGGTATGCTGAGGTTGTCACGCGGCATTTGGCACTTCTGACCGGATTGCCGTTGGTTCCTTCAAGGAACCTGATCAAAGCCACCCAGGACTCCGGTGGGTTCATCGAACTCAGTGGTGTTCTGAAGCGAATTGCTGCAAAGGTCTCGAAGATTTGCAACGATCTTCGGCTTCTTTCCTCGGGGCCACGGGCTGGGATCAACGAAATCAACCTGCCTCCCATGCAGCCCGGCTCCTCCATTATGCCCGGCAAGGTGAATCCCGTTATTCCTGAAGTGGTCAACCAGGTTGCTTTCGATGTCATAGGCAACGACCTTGCCATCACCCTGGCGGCCGAAGCCGGCCAGCTGGAGCTGAATGTAATGGAGCCGTTGATAGCATTCAAGCTTTTTACCTCGATCAACAATCTCACCAATGTATTGCACATTTTGACCAACCGCTGCATTACCGGCATCACGGCAAACAAGGAGCGCTGCCGGGAGATGGTGGAGAACAGTATCGGCCTGGTCACGGCCTTGGTTCCGGTTTTAGGGTATGAGCTTTGCTCGGAGATTGCAAAGAAGGCTCAGAAAACCGAGGGATCGGTCTATAGGATAGTGCTTGAGGAAGGGTACCTGAGTGAAGAGGACCTTACGAGGATACTCTCCCCCGAATCGATGTTGTGCATCTGA